DNA sequence from the Rhizobium sp. NXC14 genome:
ATGACCGTCACATTTGTCAGCGCCCGTACGAGCTGAATCGCAATCGAGCCGACGCCACCGGCACCGCCAATAATGACGATCGCGTTTGCCGCACCTGGCACGGGCTTGCGAATATCCAGCCGATCAAACAGCATCTCCCAGGCCGTGATGGCCGTCAGCGGTAAAGCTGCAGCTTCGGCATTGGATACCGTCTCCGGCTTGCGTCCAACGATCCGCTCATCGACGAGATGAAACTGACTGTTGGCGCCCGGACGGATCAGCGAGCCGGCATAAAAGACCTCGTCCCCGACCTTGAAGTCTTTCGCGTCAGGCCCGGCTTCGACCACCTTGCCGACGGCATCCCAGCCGAGAACCTTCCATTGACCCGCTTCCGGATTGGCACCCTTGCGAACCTTCGTATCGACCGGATTGACCGAAATCGCCTCGACCTCGACGAGAATGTCGCGGCCCGCCGGTACTGGACGGGGAAGTTCGATATCCTGCAAGGCATCGTCCCGTTCAATGGCGCCAGCTGTCTTGTAACCGATTGCTTTCATGGTTTGCTCCTTTGATGAAAGAGGGATTGCTGATTGATATGGATCCAAAATGATCTATATTCGTATTAGCGCAATACGCACAAAGAACGCACGTAGTATCAAAAAGGATACTGTTATGGCAAAGGCCAGACATTCCCGTTTCGATTGTTCTCCTGGCTGCTCGGTCGAGGCTGCGATTGGCCTCATCGATGGAAAATGGAAGTCGGTGGTTCTTTTCCACCTCCTGTCCGGCACGTTGAGGTTCAATGAACTCCGCAAGCATATCGCCAATGTCACGCCACGCATGTTGACCAATCAGTTGCGTGAGCTTGAGGACGATGGGCTGATCGAGCGCAAGGTCTATGCGCAGGTCCCGCCGAAGGTCGAATATAGCCTTTCGGAACTCGGCCGCAGCATGGAGCCGATCCTGCTTGCACTTAAATATTGGGGCGACGCCAACATAAGCCTTTACGGCAAGCCGCGTGGTCTCGATCCGCGGGAGGCGAAAGTTACCGAGCGTGGCGTGGCCCACGCCTGAGCACCCTCCGTCTCACCGAGGCGGAGATCAGCGGACCTCATCTAGCTTCTCCATCAATAACGGCTCAAGGCGGCAGTCGATATGCGACGCGTTGGTTTCATCATGGAAGACGGCTTCCAGGTCATGGGCATGGCCGCTCTGACCGCTTTCGAATTCGCCAATGAAGCACTTGGCGGGGAGATGTATCGCCTGACGGTGATGTCCGAAAAGGGCGGCACGATCCGCTCGTCACTCGGCATCCGTATCGAGACCGAACCGCTCGGCGATTATCCCGATACGCTGATGGTGGTCGGAGAACTCTTTCCCAAGCCGGCCTCCCCGACGCTGCTTGCCTATATTCGTGATGCCGCGATCCAGTCGCGTCGCGTCGCCGGTGTCTGCACCGGAGCTTTCCTTCTGGCCGAAGCCGGCTTACTCGATGGTCGCACCGCGACAACACACTGGGCCCATGCCCGGACGTTGCGAGAGCGCTATCCTTCAATAGCAGTCGATGAAGACAGGATCTTCGTCCATGACGGCAATATCTGGACGTCTGCCGGTATGAGCGCTGCCATCGACCTGACGCTCGCCATGATCGAGGATGATCACGGTGCTGAACTCTCACGTCTCATCGCCCGCAAGATGGTTGTCTATCATCGCAGGCCGGGGGGCCAATCGCAGTTTTCCGCTTTGCTGGAACTCGAGCCCCGTTCGGATCGGGTGCGTCGTGCCCTCATTTATGCCAAGGAGAACCTTCGCAATCCGCTGACCGTCGAGGAACTGGCGGAAGCAGCGAGCCTCAGCCCGCGCCAATTCAGCCGTCTGTTTCGTGACGAGACGGGGCAATCCCCGGCAAAGGCAGTTGAACGCCTGCGGCTGGAGGCAGCGAAAGCCATGCTGGAAGACGGTCGCCACCCGATGGATATTGTGGCAAGGGATACCGGCTTCGCTGACCGGGACCGCATGCGCCGTGCGTTCTTGCGCTTCTTCGGGCAGCCACCACAAACCCTTCGTCGCAGCCTCCAGCTGATCGAAGGTGGATGTACGGAAGAATTCGCCGCCTGAAGTTCCCAAATTGGTCGATCCGATCACGATGTGGGCTCGACGCGCCAAAAGCGATTATCAGCAATTATCGGCAGCGCGAAGTTACAATCTTGACGCTCTCCTCCCGGGGATTATCGCCTCGGTTCAAGGAGACCAATCATGTCAGCAATTTCAGCACTTTCAGACAATGAAGTAACACCGCATGTGGCAGAGGTCTTTGCCTCGGCAAAGGCCGCGATGGGGAAGGTTCCCAACCTCTATCGGGTTCTCGCCCATGCGCCGGCCGCACTCGACGTCTATACCGGTTCCAAGGGGTTTCTGCGCGACGGCGTCCTTTCCCCTGCGGCGCAGGAGCAGATCGCTATCGCCATCGCAACCGCAAACGGCTGTGATTATTGTCTCGCCGCCCATACTGGCGGCGCACGCGCGGCCGGGGTCAGCGCCGAGGATCGAGGCAATGCCCAGCAGGGACGAACGTCGGATCCGAAAACCCAGGCCATTCTGGAGCTCGCTCTGGCAATCAACGCCACTCATGGACAGGGAGCGGCTCCAGCGCTTGAGGCAGCCAAAGCTTACGGCCTGACCGACGCGGAAATCCTTGAGACGATCGCTCACGTGGCGGTCAACATCCTCACCAACAGCGTCAACAACACCGTCGGCACAGTCCTCGATTTCCCGAAGGTCGAACGGGTCGCCTGACGCAGTTCTTCATCCCGATCATGCGAGCTGCATGTCCTAAAATGACGTTTAGTTGTCATTTGAGCCGTCCAAACGCTGAGGCATGATCTTCCCATCGAAACACCGCTTCTACCCAAAGCCAGAATCCAAGGAGAGCTTTCATGCAACTTGAGAACAATACGATCTTCATCACGGGCGGCACGTCCGGCATTGGCCGCGCATTGGCGGAGTCCTTTCAGCGCCTCGGTAACAAGGTCATCATTGCTGGCCGCCGCAAGGCCCTGCTCGACGAGGTGACAGCAGCCAATCCCGGTATGGAAGGCGTCGAGCTCGATATCGCCGATCCAGCAGATATCGAGCGCGTCGCAGGACGGCTGATCCGCAACTATCCGGCGCTGAACGTCCTCGTCAACAATGCCGGCATCATGCCGTTCGACGACGCCGGCGGAAAGATCGATGACGCGCAATCGCGGCGGATCATCGACACCAACCTGCTCGGCCCGATCCGCCTGACTTCGGCGCTGATCGATCATCTTAAGGCTCAGCCGAAGGCGACGATCATCCATAACACATCGGTTCTGGCCTATCTGCCGCTCGCCTCCACCGCTGTCTATTCCGCCACCAAGGCGGCGCTGCATTCCTACGCTCTGTCGCAGCGTTTCCAGCTGCGTGGCACCAATGTCAGCGTCCAGGAAATCGCGCCGCCATGGGTCGATACCGATCTGATCAAGAAGAGCGGCGATCCCCGCGCAATGCCGCTCGACATCTTCATCGAGAAGACGATGAAGGGTCTCGGTACCGAAGCCGAGGAGATCTATGTCGAGGAGATCAAGGCGATCCGCGACAATCCCGGCAGCGGAGAGCACGCGCTGTTCAACGCCTTCAACGAATCGCTGATCTCAAACCCGATCCCCGTCTGACACGGCAGGCCGGGGCCCGGTTGCCGAGAAGGCAGCCGGGCCATTTGGCTGGAGGTTACGATGCTACAGAAACATGACCTGAAATCCGCCACCCCCGTGAACAGTGATGATCTGCACCCATCCGAGCCATCGATGTTGCCGGCTTGGTTCCTGGCACTTGGCACCTTCGCGATTGGCACCGAGGGTTTCATGATCGCCCCACTGTTGCCGACCATCTCAGCCGATCTCGGCATGAGCCTGTCGGCAACCGCCATGCTGGTTGTGGTCTTTACCCTGGTACTGTCCCTCAGCTCACCGGTCGCAACGGTCGCGACCGGCAGTTTGCGTCGGCGGGACACACTGCTGCTTGCCATGACGCTATTCACCGCCGGCAATCTGATCGCGGCCTTCGCGCCCGGCTTTGGCACGCTGATATTTGCCCGCATCCTGATGGCGGTCGCCGCCGGTCTCTATGCGCCGAACGCCAATGCGCTTGCCGGGATGATCGTACCCTCAGAAAAACGGGGACGCGCGCTTGCGATCGTCAGCGGTGGAATGACGATCGCGATCGCGCTCGGCCTGCCCCTTGGTTCGATCATCGGCCATACATTTGGCTGGCGCTCGACCTTTTTCATGGTCGCCGGCATGGGAGCTATCGCGATCATCGGCATCCTGACAGGAGTCGGACGTAATGCGGGAGCCCATATGGCGATCGCGAGCCTGAGTGAACGGATCAGCGTCATCCGCCAAGCGCCCGTATTGAAACTCCTGTCGGTGACGCTGTTCTGGTCGATGGGTGCCTATACGGCCTACCCTTACATCGCACCCTATCTCTCCAAGACGCTCGGCTTCGCCGACAGAGGTATTGCGGCAACCGTCACGCTCTGGGGCGTATTCGCGGCACTGGGCGTCTTCACCGGCGGTGCACTCAACGATCGGTTTGGATCGCTCAAGGTCGCGAATCTCTCCCTCGTCGCGCTCGC
Encoded proteins:
- a CDS encoding zinc-binding alcohol dehydrogenase family protein, whose protein sequence is MKAIGYKTAGAIERDDALQDIELPRPVPAGRDILVEVEAISVNPVDTKVRKGANPEAGQWKVLGWDAVGKVVEAGPDAKDFKVGDEVFYAGSLIRPGANSQFHLVDERIVGRKPETVSNAEAAALPLTAITAWEMLFDRLDIRKPVPGAANAIVIIGGAGGVGSIAIQLVRALTNVTVIATASRPETQEWVKTLGAHHVIDHSKPLAEQVAALGIGAPAFVFSTTETHRHLKEIIELIAPQGRFGLIDDPDGLDVLGFKRKAASIHWELMFTRSIFETADIAEQGKLLNEVSRLIDEGKIRTTVTETISPINAANLKKAHAAVESGKTRGKLVLEGFGAK
- a CDS encoding helix-turn-helix domain-containing protein — translated: MAKARHSRFDCSPGCSVEAAIGLIDGKWKSVVLFHLLSGTLRFNELRKHIANVTPRMLTNQLRELEDDGLIERKVYAQVPPKVEYSLSELGRSMEPILLALKYWGDANISLYGKPRGLDPREAKVTERGVAHA
- a CDS encoding GlxA family transcriptional regulator yields the protein MRRVGFIMEDGFQVMGMAALTAFEFANEALGGEMYRLTVMSEKGGTIRSSLGIRIETEPLGDYPDTLMVVGELFPKPASPTLLAYIRDAAIQSRRVAGVCTGAFLLAEAGLLDGRTATTHWAHARTLRERYPSIAVDEDRIFVHDGNIWTSAGMSAAIDLTLAMIEDDHGAELSRLIARKMVVYHRRPGGQSQFSALLELEPRSDRVRRALIYAKENLRNPLTVEELAEAASLSPRQFSRLFRDETGQSPAKAVERLRLEAAKAMLEDGRHPMDIVARDTGFADRDRMRRAFLRFFGQPPQTLRRSLQLIEGGCTEEFAA
- a CDS encoding carboxymuconolactone decarboxylase family protein, which translates into the protein MSAISALSDNEVTPHVAEVFASAKAAMGKVPNLYRVLAHAPAALDVYTGSKGFLRDGVLSPAAQEQIAIAIATANGCDYCLAAHTGGARAAGVSAEDRGNAQQGRTSDPKTQAILELALAINATHGQGAAPALEAAKAYGLTDAEILETIAHVAVNILTNSVNNTVGTVLDFPKVERVA
- a CDS encoding SDR family NAD(P)-dependent oxidoreductase; the encoded protein is MQLENNTIFITGGTSGIGRALAESFQRLGNKVIIAGRRKALLDEVTAANPGMEGVELDIADPADIERVAGRLIRNYPALNVLVNNAGIMPFDDAGGKIDDAQSRRIIDTNLLGPIRLTSALIDHLKAQPKATIIHNTSVLAYLPLASTAVYSATKAALHSYALSQRFQLRGTNVSVQEIAPPWVDTDLIKKSGDPRAMPLDIFIEKTMKGLGTEAEEIYVEEIKAIRDNPGSGEHALFNAFNESLISNPIPV
- a CDS encoding MFS transporter — encoded protein: MLQKHDLKSATPVNSDDLHPSEPSMLPAWFLALGTFAIGTEGFMIAPLLPTISADLGMSLSATAMLVVVFTLVLSLSSPVATVATGSLRRRDTLLLAMTLFTAGNLIAAFAPGFGTLIFARILMAVAAGLYAPNANALAGMIVPSEKRGRALAIVSGGMTIAIALGLPLGSIIGHTFGWRSTFFMVAGMGAIAIIGILTGVGRNAGAHMAIASLSERISVIRQAPVLKLLSVTLFWSMGAYTAYPYIAPYLSKTLGFADRGIAATVTLWGVFAALGVFTGGALNDRFGSLKVANLSLVALALSFAILAVATRVPGLAAVLLVLLAVAGWGFSVWSFFPAQMARLIVAGGHAHASVALSLNSSTMYLGFSIGSAIGAGIIAIGDVWMIGAAAAVMELVAVTLDEIWRRRQS